From the genome of bacterium, one region includes:
- a CDS encoding tetratricopeptide repeat protein, whose translation ELLYRVGEDDRAEEFFGRFLTEYHPELDAQARRVSQASLLARLGDQTFDAGLYDKARQMYLRACDMVDPKKEPELAERWSSNSKVAQYHRVLALEGEVPQIPAVFLDTVSREKLDRVLESYADLIERYPEHEVAVAALYRRGLIFQLWLKDPAAAEAEYARLAADYPDDDLAPAALFRAGLMAETAVGWPRAREYFRELENRYDNNPEAELVPLREAINADDADGLDRFIARHTDDPAFYIWVGEAYAALGLMAEGGGDSEGALELYTRAVQEHSRKAVNRYGSPVIAHAYYVYGENGFHDYMGVTVGGDLTEVRAQLERKTALMDRAARGFSGAASFGEPALVAEAQLKAARVFEEFGEMLQDVVITGGASDEEIKQAYFAINDRTYFYLVAAREAYKTALASASLEPESETFRLAGEGYRRLVEITGEE comes from the coding sequence GAGCTGCTCTACCGCGTCGGGGAGGACGACCGGGCAGAGGAGTTTTTTGGCCGCTTCCTCACCGAGTACCACCCGGAGCTGGACGCCCAAGCGCGCCGCGTCAGCCAGGCGTCGCTCCTGGCGCGGCTGGGGGACCAGACCTTCGACGCCGGTCTCTACGACAAGGCCCGGCAGATGTACCTGCGCGCCTGCGACATGGTGGACCCGAAGAAGGAGCCGGAGCTGGCCGAACGGTGGTCCTCCAACTCCAAGGTTGCGCAGTACCACCGGGTTCTGGCCTTGGAGGGCGAGGTGCCGCAGATCCCCGCCGTTTTCCTCGACACCGTGTCGCGGGAAAAGCTGGACCGGGTGCTGGAATCCTACGCCGACCTGATCGAGAGGTATCCGGAGCACGAGGTTGCAGTGGCGGCCCTCTACCGGCGGGGGCTCATCTTCCAGCTCTGGCTGAAAGACCCCGCGGCGGCCGAGGCGGAATACGCCCGGTTGGCTGCGGATTACCCCGACGACGACCTGGCTCCCGCCGCCCTGTTCCGCGCCGGGCTGATGGCCGAGACGGCGGTCGGCTGGCCCCGGGCACGGGAATATTTTCGCGAGTTGGAGAATCGGTACGATAACAACCCCGAGGCGGAGCTCGTCCCCCTGCGCGAGGCGATTAACGCCGACGATGCCGACGGCCTGGACCGGTTCATCGCGCGCCACACCGACGACCCGGCGTTCTACATCTGGGTCGGCGAGGCCTACGCCGCCCTGGGCCTTATGGCCGAGGGCGGGGGTGACTCCGAGGGGGCCCTCGAGCTCTACACCCGGGCCGTCCAGGAGCACTCCCGGAAGGCGGTCAACCGCTACGGCAGCCCCGTCATCGCCCACGCCTACTACGTTTATGGGGAGAACGGTTTTCACGATTACATGGGCGTGACCGTGGGCGGCGACCTGACCGAGGTCAGGGCGCAGTTGGAGCGTAAAACGGCGCTGATGGACCGGGCCGCCCGCGGCTTCTCGGGCGCGGCGTCCTTCGGTGAGCCGGCCCTGGTGGCCGAGGCCCAGCTCAAGGCCGCCCGGGTTTTCGAGGAATTCGGAGAAATGCTCCAGGACGTCGTCATCACCGGCGGCGCGTCCGACGAGGAGATAAAACAGGCCTACTTCGCCATCAACGACCGGACCTACTTCTACCTCGTCGCGGCGCGGGAGGCCTATAAAACCGCCCTCGCCAGCGCCAGCCTGGAGCCCGAGAGTGAAACCTTCCGCCTCGCGGGCGAGGGTTACCGGCGGCTGGTGGAGATAACCGGCGAGGAATGA
- the pyrR gene encoding bifunctional pyr operon transcriptional regulator/uracil phosphoribosyltransferase PyrR produces MAEKSQELIQTAVVADGARLEKLLDDLVERVAREFAKEPDLAVVGVRAGGERIAHLLAERLTELKGAPVPLGFVDITLYRDDIHRLGYLPEVGATEIDFPLDDVVVLLADDVLYTGRTVRAAIDELIDFGRPKAIRLVVVAERPGRELPLQPDYVGLRVTPAPGELVLVRLDDPEPGVFLYRRRRVT; encoded by the coding sequence ATGGCCGAGAAGAGCCAGGAACTGATTCAGACCGCGGTCGTCGCCGACGGCGCCCGGTTGGAAAAACTCCTCGACGACCTGGTGGAGCGGGTGGCGCGGGAGTTCGCTAAAGAGCCGGACCTCGCCGTGGTAGGGGTGCGCGCCGGCGGCGAGAGGATCGCCCACCTCCTGGCCGAAAGGCTCACCGAGCTGAAGGGGGCACCGGTCCCCCTCGGGTTCGTGGACATCACACTCTACCGGGACGACATCCACCGGTTGGGCTACCTGCCAGAGGTCGGCGCCACGGAGATTGACTTCCCCCTCGACGACGTTGTGGTGCTCCTGGCCGACGACGTCCTCTACACGGGCCGGACCGTCCGGGCCGCCATTGACGAGCTCATAGACTTCGGCCGTCCCAAGGCGATACGCCTCGTCGTCGTCGCCGAGCGGCCGGGGAGGGAGCTTCCCCTCCAGCCGGACTACGTGGGCCTCCGCGTGACGCCCGCCCCGGGAGAGCTGGTCCTGGTGCGGCTGGACGACCCCGAGCCGGGCGTATTCCTCTACCGGCGCAGACGGGTGACGTAA
- a CDS encoding aspartate carbamoyltransferase catalytic subunit translates to MLKSKDLLGIRELDVGEIELILDQTAKLEEVSTRAVKKLPALRGKIVANLFYTPSTRTRISFERACKALSADLINIGQLPSALGETLTDTALTLQAMGVDIIVVRHHLAGAPVQLARNVEASVINAGDGAHEHPTQALVDAYTIRRARGRIEGLKVALLGDIRHASAIKSDLFCLVKLGAQVAVGAPSTMIPEGLSEFGCQVFHTVEEAVDAADVIITTRVSLDYGNDKLLPSLREYSRFYSLNTERLALAKPDVMILHSGAINRGVEVTATVAERARPHLQRQIAAGVTVRMAVLYLLAMGKGVA, encoded by the coding sequence ATGCTCAAGAGCAAAGACCTGTTGGGTATCCGCGAGCTCGATGTCGGCGAGATCGAGCTGATTCTCGACCAGACGGCCAAGCTGGAGGAGGTCTCCACCCGGGCGGTGAAGAAGCTGCCCGCCCTGCGGGGCAAGATAGTCGCTAACCTCTTCTACACCCCCTCCACCCGGACGCGCATATCCTTCGAGAGGGCCTGCAAAGCCCTTTCCGCCGATTTGATCAACATCGGCCAGCTCCCCAGCGCCCTGGGCGAGACCTTGACCGACACCGCCCTGACCCTCCAGGCCATGGGGGTGGACATCATCGTGGTGCGGCACCATCTGGCCGGTGCGCCGGTGCAGCTCGCGCGCAACGTCGAGGCCAGCGTCATCAACGCCGGCGACGGGGCCCACGAGCACCCGACCCAGGCCCTGGTGGACGCCTACACCATCCGCCGGGCCCGGGGGCGGATCGAGGGGCTGAAGGTCGCCCTGCTGGGTGACATCCGCCACGCCTCGGCCATCAAGAGCGACCTTTTTTGCCTGGTCAAGCTGGGGGCCCAGGTCGCCGTGGGCGCCCCCAGCACCATGATTCCCGAGGGGCTCTCCGAGTTCGGCTGCCAGGTCTTCCACACCGTCGAGGAGGCGGTGGACGCGGCCGACGTCATCATCACCACCCGCGTCAGCCTGGACTACGGAAACGACAAGCTCCTGCCCAGCCTCCGGGAGTACTCCCGCTTCTACAGCCTGAACACCGAGCGGCTCGCGCTGGCCAAGCCCGACGTGATGATCCTGCACTCCGGGGCCATCAACCGCGGGGTGGAGGTCACCGCCACCGTGGCCGAGCGTGCCCGTCCCCACCTCCAGCGGCAGATAGCCGCCGGGGTCACCGTCCGCATGGCGGTGCTCTACCTCCTTGCGATGGGGAAGGGGGTGGCGTGA
- a CDS encoding dihydroorotase — MKALLLKGGRVLDPANDLDSPADILIEKGLVALVGRDVAAEGAEVLDCSGLLVTPGLLDTKVHLNEPGREDRETIATGTRAAALGGYTAVACRSTREMVMDNQTVVQFIRRRAARDGVVRVFPIGAVTKGMAGKELAELGELAVAGALAVSDDDHPVADAAVMRRALIYARMFELPVLSFPLDPELAADGVMHEGRTSTELGLPGVPSVAEEVIAAREVILADSLGCPVHLSPVSSADTVDIIRYARERGVPLSAEVTPHNLLLTGAACEGYDTNAKVSPPLRTDADRRVLVGAVADGTISVIASDHSPCTVAEKQTEFARAADGIAGLETAFAALYTGLVLTGELPLERLVRAMTTAPAKVLGLALGSLTPGYPADVTVWDLAREWTVDVEAFASKGRNNPFHGARLKGRPAAVLVGGRFVVREGKLVG, encoded by the coding sequence GTGAAGGCGCTGCTCTTGAAAGGCGGGCGGGTTCTGGACCCGGCCAACGACCTGGACTCACCTGCCGACATCTTGATCGAGAAGGGCCTCGTCGCCCTGGTGGGGCGGGACGTCGCCGCCGAGGGCGCGGAGGTCCTCGACTGCTCGGGTCTTCTGGTTACGCCGGGGCTCCTGGATACCAAGGTCCACTTGAACGAGCCCGGCCGCGAGGACCGGGAGACCATCGCCACCGGCACCCGGGCCGCCGCCCTGGGGGGCTACACCGCCGTCGCCTGCCGCAGCACGCGGGAAATGGTGATGGACAACCAGACGGTGGTGCAGTTCATCCGCCGTCGGGCCGCCCGGGACGGCGTGGTGCGGGTCTTTCCCATCGGCGCGGTGACCAAGGGCATGGCGGGGAAGGAACTGGCCGAGCTGGGCGAGCTGGCCGTCGCCGGAGCCCTGGCCGTTTCCGACGATGACCACCCCGTGGCCGACGCCGCCGTCATGCGCCGCGCGCTCATCTACGCGCGGATGTTCGAGCTCCCCGTTCTCAGCTTCCCCCTGGACCCGGAACTCGCCGCCGACGGGGTGATGCACGAGGGGCGGACGAGCACCGAGCTCGGTCTGCCCGGCGTCCCCTCGGTGGCCGAGGAGGTGATCGCCGCCCGCGAGGTCATCTTAGCCGATTCCCTGGGATGCCCCGTCCACCTGAGCCCCGTATCCAGCGCCGACACCGTGGACATCATCCGGTACGCCCGCGAGCGCGGCGTTCCCCTGAGCGCCGAGGTGACGCCCCACAACCTGCTCCTGACCGGCGCCGCCTGCGAGGGATACGACACGAACGCCAAGGTCTCCCCTCCCCTGAGAACCGACGCCGACCGGAGGGTCCTGGTTGGCGCGGTGGCGGACGGGACCATTTCCGTCATCGCCAGCGACCACTCACCCTGCACCGTGGCCGAGAAGCAGACCGAGTTCGCCCGGGCCGCCGACGGCATCGCCGGCCTCGAGACGGCCTTCGCCGCCCTCTACACCGGATTGGTCCTCACCGGCGAGCTCCCCCTGGAACGCCTCGTCCGGGCCATGACCACCGCGCCGGCCAAGGTCCTGGGGCTCGCCCTCGGCTCCCTGACCCCGGGCTACCCCGCCGACGTGACCGTCTGGGATCTGGCGCGTGAGTGGACGGTGGACGTGGAGGCTTTCGCCAGCAAGGGGCGCAACAACCCCTTCCACGGAGCGCGGCTGAAAGGCAGACCCGCGGCGGTCCTAGTGGGCGGTCGCTTCGTCGTACGGGAAGGTAAACTGGTCGGTTGA
- a CDS encoding M1 family aminopeptidase, with product MRIFLMVFVLSAFGVSAHVPPTLDPYFDAAALEAAAKATAAAKAVQRGEPERAGADFDQENLDLSLTLKYFGDIEPVWCTLDGTAAWTLKSTENGLHFVEMELAEELTVGAVLRDQLYLDFERSGDILTITLDRTFDIGDRFTIVIEYSGIPPYGMYADTANGGIIHTFTEPYDSSGWFPCYDSPDDRFSCNQSYTVRDDWLVASNGELMSTVDNGDGTKTFNWEADFDMPTYLVAMAASDYYFFYDTFDIGQGPQHVDNWVYWEHAPEAEEDLSIAPEMVEFNSGLFTDYKYPRFGHMITEIGGAMEHTTTTTYSSGFIIGDHTWDWVVVHELGHQWFGDWITCETWANIWLNEGFASYVEAFWAEHIGGAEGLRNYMAGFKVQYFNEDSYYRYPVYDPDFLFGTTVYKKGAWVLHMLRHRGDDNTFLNMLREYVSDDDSGTVTTEELIAVAEDYYGGPGSLDTFFDQWVYKAGYPEYDVVVWSEQTPNGWMCHIRLSQMQDSSDGITPEVFVTPVDLQLVTVDGTVDVVFDDDQRVDEQAFSVPAAISRVVFDPNGWLLYKLGNSDAPVVELTAVPDGDGVLVTWSVEGDVLGIELYRDDGLGEVKLHSNELEPRGRFLDRPASPGSYRYRMETLSSDGSRQSYLSSWVDWRESAAPLALSAPWPCPATGGFSVAFSLPRTAQVALNLYDLAGRRVAVAAGGEYTAGRHEVAFDSTGLPSGVYLLKLDTDCGVRTSRIVIAR from the coding sequence ATGCGCATTTTCCTGATGGTCTTCGTTCTCTCGGCCTTCGGGGTTTCGGCCCACGTTCCACCGACGCTGGACCCCTATTTCGATGCCGCGGCCCTGGAGGCGGCGGCCAAGGCCACCGCCGCGGCGAAGGCCGTCCAGCGCGGCGAACCGGAACGGGCGGGCGCGGATTTCGACCAGGAAAACCTGGACCTGAGCCTGACCCTGAAGTATTTCGGCGACATCGAGCCCGTGTGGTGCACCCTGGACGGCACCGCCGCCTGGACCCTGAAATCCACCGAAAACGGCCTCCACTTCGTCGAGATGGAGCTGGCCGAGGAGCTCACCGTCGGTGCAGTCCTCCGCGACCAGTTGTACCTCGATTTTGAGCGCTCCGGGGACATCCTCACCATAACCCTCGACCGGACCTTCGACATCGGGGATAGGTTCACGATCGTCATCGAGTACTCCGGCATCCCCCCCTACGGCATGTACGCCGACACGGCCAACGGCGGCATCATCCACACCTTCACCGAGCCCTACGACTCGAGCGGCTGGTTCCCCTGCTACGACTCACCCGACGACCGGTTCTCCTGCAACCAGAGCTACACCGTCCGCGACGACTGGCTGGTGGCCTCCAACGGCGAGCTGATGTCCACCGTGGATAACGGCGACGGCACGAAGACCTTCAACTGGGAGGCCGACTTCGACATGCCGACCTACCTGGTGGCCATGGCCGCCAGCGACTACTACTTCTTCTACGATACCTTCGACATCGGTCAGGGTCCCCAGCACGTGGACAACTGGGTCTATTGGGAACACGCACCCGAGGCCGAGGAGGACCTCTCCATCGCCCCGGAGATGGTCGAGTTCAACTCGGGGCTTTTCACCGACTACAAGTACCCCCGCTTCGGTCACATGATAACCGAGATCGGCGGGGCAATGGAGCACACCACCACGACCACCTACTCCTCCGGTTTCATCATCGGCGACCATACCTGGGATTGGGTGGTCGTCCACGAGCTGGGGCACCAGTGGTTCGGCGACTGGATCACCTGCGAAACCTGGGCGAACATCTGGCTCAACGAGGGGTTCGCCAGCTACGTGGAGGCGTTCTGGGCCGAGCACATCGGTGGAGCGGAGGGGCTTCGCAACTACATGGCGGGGTTCAAGGTCCAGTACTTCAACGAGGATTCCTATTACCGCTACCCGGTCTACGACCCCGACTTCCTCTTCGGCACCACCGTCTACAAGAAGGGGGCGTGGGTGCTGCACATGCTCCGGCACCGGGGCGACGACAATACTTTTCTGAACATGCTCCGGGAGTACGTCTCCGACGACGACTCGGGCACCGTCACCACCGAGGAGCTCATCGCCGTGGCCGAGGACTACTACGGCGGTCCCGGCTCCCTGGATACTTTCTTCGACCAGTGGGTCTACAAGGCCGGTTACCCCGAGTACGACGTTGTCGTCTGGAGCGAACAGACCCCGAACGGCTGGATGTGCCATATCCGGCTCTCCCAGATGCAGGACTCCTCCGACGGAATAACCCCCGAAGTCTTCGTCACCCCGGTGGACCTCCAGCTCGTCACCGTGGATGGCACGGTGGACGTGGTTTTCGACGATGACCAGCGGGTGGACGAACAGGCCTTCTCCGTGCCCGCCGCCATCTCACGGGTCGTCTTCGACCCGAACGGCTGGCTCCTGTACAAGCTCGGGAACTCCGACGCGCCGGTGGTCGAGCTCACCGCCGTTCCCGACGGGGACGGGGTGCTCGTCACCTGGTCCGTCGAGGGCGACGTGCTGGGTATCGAGCTCTACCGCGATGACGGTCTCGGCGAGGTGAAGCTGCACTCGAACGAGCTCGAACCCCGGGGACGGTTCCTCGACCGGCCCGCCTCCCCCGGCAGCTACCGCTACCGCATGGAGACCCTTTCCTCCGACGGTTCCAGGCAGAGCTACCTCTCGTCCTGGGTGGACTGGCGGGAGAGCGCCGCCCCCCTGGCCCTGTCCGCGCCCTGGCCCTGCCCGGCGACGGGAGGGTTCAGCGTGGCCTTTAGTTTGCCCCGGACCGCTCAAGTGGCTCTGAATCTTTACGATCTCGCCGGCCGTCGGGTGGCCGTTGCGGCCGGGGGCGAGTACACCGCGGGGCGCCACGAGGTCGCTTTCGATTCGACCGGGCTGCCGAGCGGCGTGTACCTCTTGAAGTTGGATACCGACTGCGGCGTCCGGACGAGCCGGATCGTCATCGCCCGCTAG
- a CDS encoding TIGR03960 family B12-binding radical SAM protein, whose product MLKDEDFSRMLLSVERPARYVGGEWGAYRKNPAGLVNVCWCFPDTYEIGMSNLAGRIIYDRLNRNPDAACDRCFLPWTDMQEALVRRGLPLFSLEQRRPLHAFDVVAVTLGYELSYTNFLKMLELGGIPLTAAERGDGPPLVIVGGPCTTNPEPLADFVDAGFVGETEDFLPELVRAVAGARGDAGFDKRAALEELGRCAGVYLPNRIRIGTEDATGQLVPDPGSAAVDRRLAGLDPHIESPLVPGTDIVHDRVTLEVMRGCTGGCRFCQAGMIYRPVRSLEADEVFDELVRQLRLTGYDEANVSSLSSTDWRGLARLVERVLTEFGHRGPSISFPSLRVGEAVIRLEWLLSGRRLGSLTIAPEAGSERLREVINKPHFTNDEVVQLARRIFETGFTTLKLYFMFGLPTETGEDLAALIALSRRCAEVSGKKQMVNVALSPFIPKPHTPFQWAAQTSLAELEEKLARLQGDLRHRKINIKWNSPRMALVEAALTRGDRRVSRAILEAHRRGAVFDAWDEFFDLGRWRESFAAAGLSLEEYANRELPLDARLPWDCVNNLVHKTYLLEERARAMEGKISLDCRRSGCNVCGVEPELCEPGTLGALEGELERLMLYPPEPNLPEPPLKVRVRFEFEKIWPASLLGHLELKNLLARSIRRAGYTLRMSSGFNPQPRLVVALPLPLGVESRAEVAEVELATWFSEKVFVESLNRSLPPGVSVKRAVELRPGAPKLSECVRVAEYLAGFKRPPEGFSEKIAQVLTQKKLLVTRVKDGESKEFEVRASLLDLQIRGGLLKFSLWFEPSVPSLRVDELWSVLGIPPDRQPETVRTGMRGVDHRGAFHDLFSDPMVLPWWEGGGVRPKSKG is encoded by the coding sequence TTGCTCAAGGACGAGGATTTTTCCCGGATGCTCCTGTCGGTGGAGCGGCCGGCACGCTACGTCGGCGGCGAGTGGGGCGCCTACCGCAAGAACCCCGCCGGCCTCGTCAACGTTTGCTGGTGCTTTCCCGACACCTACGAGATCGGGATGAGCAATCTGGCGGGGCGGATAATCTACGACCGGCTCAACCGGAATCCCGACGCCGCCTGCGACCGCTGTTTCCTGCCCTGGACGGACATGCAGGAGGCCCTCGTCCGCCGCGGCCTCCCTCTCTTCTCCCTGGAGCAGAGACGACCCCTCCACGCCTTCGACGTCGTGGCCGTGACCCTCGGCTACGAGCTATCCTACACGAATTTTCTGAAAATGCTGGAGCTGGGGGGGATACCCCTCACCGCCGCAGAGCGCGGGGACGGCCCGCCGCTGGTGATCGTCGGCGGCCCCTGCACGACCAACCCCGAGCCGCTGGCGGACTTCGTGGACGCCGGCTTCGTGGGGGAGACGGAGGATTTCCTCCCCGAGCTGGTTCGGGCGGTGGCGGGTGCCCGAGGCGATGCCGGTTTCGACAAGCGTGCCGCCCTCGAGGAACTCGGCCGCTGCGCCGGGGTTTACCTGCCGAACCGGATTCGCATCGGCACCGAGGACGCCACCGGTCAGCTCGTTCCCGACCCGGGCTCCGCGGCGGTGGATCGGCGACTGGCCGGCCTCGATCCCCACATCGAAAGCCCCCTGGTCCCCGGGACCGACATCGTCCACGACCGGGTCACCCTGGAGGTGATGCGCGGCTGCACGGGCGGCTGCCGCTTCTGCCAGGCGGGGATGATCTACCGTCCCGTCCGCTCCCTGGAGGCCGACGAGGTCTTCGACGAGCTGGTGCGCCAGCTCCGGCTCACCGGCTACGACGAGGCCAACGTGTCCAGCCTCTCGTCAACGGACTGGCGGGGGCTCGCCCGTCTGGTGGAGCGGGTGCTGACCGAGTTCGGACACCGCGGGCCCTCGATCAGCTTCCCCAGCCTGCGGGTGGGCGAGGCGGTCATCCGGCTCGAGTGGCTCCTGTCGGGCCGGAGGCTGGGCTCGTTGACCATCGCCCCCGAGGCCGGGAGCGAGCGACTCCGGGAGGTCATCAACAAGCCCCATTTCACCAACGACGAGGTGGTGCAACTGGCCCGGCGGATATTCGAGACGGGCTTCACCACGCTCAAGCTCTACTTCATGTTCGGGCTGCCCACGGAGACCGGGGAGGACCTGGCGGCCCTAATCGCCCTGTCGCGGCGCTGCGCGGAGGTTTCCGGCAAAAAGCAGATGGTCAACGTCGCCCTCTCCCCCTTCATCCCGAAGCCGCACACCCCCTTCCAGTGGGCCGCCCAAACGTCCCTCGCGGAGCTGGAGGAGAAGCTGGCCCGCCTGCAGGGCGACCTGCGGCACCGGAAGATAAATATCAAATGGAACAGCCCACGGATGGCCCTGGTCGAGGCCGCCCTGACCCGGGGCGACCGGCGGGTGAGCCGGGCGATTCTGGAGGCGCACAGGCGCGGGGCGGTTTTCGACGCCTGGGACGAATTCTTCGACCTCGGACGCTGGCGTGAGTCCTTCGCCGCGGCCGGTCTGAGCCTGGAGGAGTACGCCAACCGGGAGCTCCCCCTCGACGCCCGCCTGCCCTGGGATTGCGTGAACAACCTGGTCCATAAAACCTACCTCCTGGAGGAGCGCGCCCGGGCGATGGAGGGAAAAATTTCCCTGGACTGCCGCCGGTCCGGGTGCAACGTGTGCGGGGTGGAGCCCGAGCTGTGCGAGCCCGGCACCCTCGGCGCGCTGGAGGGGGAGCTCGAGCGCCTGATGCTCTACCCGCCGGAGCCCAACCTCCCCGAGCCGCCCCTCAAGGTCCGGGTGAGGTTCGAGTTCGAGAAAATCTGGCCCGCCTCGCTCCTGGGACACCTGGAATTGAAGAACCTCCTGGCGCGGTCCATCCGCCGGGCCGGGTACACCCTGCGGATGTCCTCGGGGTTCAACCCCCAGCCGCGGCTGGTCGTGGCCCTGCCCCTCCCCCTGGGCGTGGAGAGCAGGGCCGAGGTGGCCGAGGTGGAGCTGGCCACCTGGTTCTCCGAAAAGGTGTTCGTCGAGAGCCTGAACCGCAGCCTGCCGCCGGGGGTTTCGGTCAAGCGGGCGGTGGAGTTGCGCCCCGGGGCGCCGAAGCTCTCCGAGTGCGTCCGTGTGGCCGAGTACCTGGCCGGCTTCAAGAGGCCCCCGGAGGGTTTCTCCGAAAAAATAGCGCAGGTTCTGACCCAGAAAAAGCTCCTCGTCACCCGGGTCAAGGACGGCGAATCGAAGGAGTTCGAGGTCAGGGCTTCGCTACTCGATTTGCAGATCCGCGGGGGACTTTTAAAATTTTCCCTCTGGTTCGAGCCCTCCGTACCCTCCCTACGCGTGGACGAGCTCTGGTCGGTGCTCGGTATCCCACCGGACCGACAACCGGAGACGGTCCGGACGGGGATGCGGGGGGTGGACCACCGGGGCGCCTTCCACGATCTATTCTCCGACCCCATGGTGCTGCCCTGGTGGGAGGGGGGAGGGGTCAGGCCCAAATCGAAGGGATAG
- a CDS encoding aminopeptidase: MITAELKKAAEIAVLRCMGVKAGESVLIVVDTPQRDFGPLFSSPCLAAGAEPLILEMTPRGSHGEEPPEAVARAMLGADVILMPTSKSLSHTAARLAATRAGARIASLPTITPEVMGRTLVADYDEIERRNERLLGVLGGKSRVRLGTPAGTDLTFSIEGRTFHADGGINHRPGDFANLPAGEVYVAPVEGTAVGLLVVDGSMAGVGLLTDHIELVVTDGSVVEIRGGRGGRGTGEAHHALRVGRPQRGRAGNRYQRDGDGFRECPGGREGFGHLPRGPRRQLDLRG, from the coding sequence ATGATAACCGCCGAGCTGAAGAAGGCCGCCGAAATCGCCGTCCTCAGGTGTATGGGCGTGAAGGCGGGCGAGTCGGTGCTGATCGTGGTGGACACACCCCAGCGCGACTTCGGTCCCCTCTTCTCCTCCCCCTGCCTCGCGGCGGGGGCCGAGCCGCTCATTCTGGAGATGACGCCCCGGGGGAGCCACGGCGAGGAGCCGCCGGAGGCCGTGGCCCGGGCGATGCTGGGGGCCGACGTGATTCTCATGCCCACCAGCAAAAGTCTCAGCCACACCGCAGCGCGGCTGGCCGCCACCCGAGCGGGGGCGAGAATCGCCAGCCTGCCCACCATAACTCCCGAGGTTATGGGCCGCACCCTCGTCGCGGATTATGACGAGATAGAGCGGCGCAACGAGCGTCTGCTCGGCGTACTCGGCGGGAAGAGCCGGGTCAGGCTCGGCACCCCCGCCGGGACGGACCTCACTTTCTCCATCGAGGGGCGGACCTTTCACGCCGACGGCGGCATCAATCACCGGCCGGGAGATTTCGCCAACCTGCCCGCGGGTGAGGTTTACGTGGCGCCCGTGGAAGGCACAGCGGTGGGCCTTCTGGTCGTGGACGGCTCCATGGCCGGCGTGGGACTCCTGACCGACCACATCGAGCTGGTGGTGACCGACGGGTCGGTGGTTGAAATCCGGGGGGGGCGAGGAGGCCGAGGAACTGGAGAGGCTCATCACGCCCTACGGGTGGGACGCCCGCAACGTGGCCGAGCTGGGAATCGGTACCAACGAGACGGCGACGGTTTCCGGGAATGTCCTGGAGGACGAGAAGGTTTTGGGCACCTGCCACGTGGCCCTCGGCGACAACTCGACCTTCGGGGGTAG